The following coding sequences lie in one Chryseobacterium arthrosphaerae genomic window:
- a CDS encoding DUF6646 family protein: MKKLVFMVMIFFFGTMANAQAYTGKGDHKVQLGLSAWGYGTGITGTYDYGINKLISVGAGINGYFDNYKDNDKDNRVFVFGRLNFHLQDALNLPSKWDIYPGVDLGVLGKDFGIGAHIGARYFFTEKIGVFAEVGNNGSLGVSFNL; the protein is encoded by the coding sequence ATGAAGAAATTGGTTTTTATGGTGATGATATTCTTTTTCGGTACAATGGCCAATGCTCAGGCTTACACCGGAAAAGGAGATCATAAAGTACAGCTGGGACTGAGTGCCTGGGGCTATGGAACAGGTATAACGGGAACCTATGATTACGGTATCAACAAGCTTATCTCAGTAGGAGCCGGTATCAACGGTTATTTTGACAATTATAAAGACAATGATAAGGATAATCGTGTTTTTGTTTTTGGAAGACTTAATTTTCATTTGCAGGATGCACTGAATCTTCCCTCAAAATGGGATATTTACCCTGGTGTAGACCTTGGAGTCCTGGGTAAAGACTTCGGAATAGGAGCCCATATCGGAGCCCGTTACTTTTTCACAGAGAAAATAGGGGTTTTCGCAGAGGTGGGTAATAACGGAAGTCTTGGGGTTTCTTTCAATTTATAA
- a CDS encoding nitrilase-related carbon-nitrogen hydrolase has product MKIAGLNLDIIWKNKTENFKIIENEFQNVEADLFLLPEMFSTGFCMDASEVSDRNEESLEFLKKLSKEKNAAVCGSAPVEENGSFYNRMYFVLPDAETVFYDKRHLFSFSGEDKVYTPGKKRVIVEYKGMRFLLQVCYDLRFPVFARNNDDYDAVLYVANWPEKRVGAWEHLLKARAIENLSFVFGLNRIGTDDNSLFYQESSHCFFADGKEISVKENNIVSAELNRDELKDFRSHFQFLNDRDQFSIEL; this is encoded by the coding sequence ATGAAAATTGCTGGACTTAATTTAGATATCATCTGGAAAAATAAGACTGAAAATTTTAAAATCATAGAAAATGAATTTCAGAATGTGGAAGCAGATCTGTTTCTTCTTCCTGAAATGTTTTCAACAGGCTTTTGCATGGATGCCTCTGAAGTCTCAGACAGAAATGAAGAATCACTGGAGTTTTTGAAAAAACTTTCAAAAGAGAAAAATGCTGCTGTGTGCGGAAGTGCACCGGTGGAAGAAAACGGCAGCTTTTACAACAGAATGTACTTTGTACTACCGGATGCTGAAACCGTTTTTTATGACAAGAGACATCTGTTTTCGTTCTCGGGAGAAGATAAAGTGTATACACCGGGAAAAAAAAGAGTCATCGTTGAATATAAAGGCATGAGGTTTCTGCTTCAGGTTTGCTATGATCTCAGATTTCCGGTTTTTGCGAGAAATAACGACGATTATGATGCGGTGCTGTATGTGGCCAACTGGCCTGAAAAAAGAGTAGGGGCCTGGGAACATCTTTTGAAAGCAAGAGCAATCGAAAATCTTTCTTTTGTTTTTGGTTTAAACAGGATAGGAACGGATGATAACAGCCTGTTCTATCAGGAAAGCTCTCATTGCTTCTTCGCAGATGGAAAAGAAATTTCTGTAAAAGAGAACAACATTGTATCTGCAGAATTGAACAGGGATGAGCTAAAGGATTTCAGGAGCCATTTTCAGTTTTTGAATGACAGGGATCAGTTTTCTATTGAATTATAA
- a CDS encoding thioredoxin family protein, protein MSQKFQEIINSDRPVLIDFFATWCQPCKVQSSVLNTVKENIGEGARIIKVDVDQYPALAAQYGVRGVPTLAVFKNGELLWKESGVHDVNTLTQLLQQYI, encoded by the coding sequence ATGTCACAAAAATTTCAGGAAATCATCAATTCCGACAGGCCGGTACTTATTGACTTTTTCGCAACCTGGTGCCAACCCTGTAAAGTACAGTCGTCGGTTTTAAATACAGTGAAAGAAAACATTGGCGAAGGAGCCAGAATCATAAAAGTAGACGTGGATCAATATCCTGCCTTAGCCGCTCAATACGGCGTTCGTGGGGTACCCACTCTGGCTGTTTTCAAAAACGGAGAACTGCTATGGAAGGAAAGCGGCGTACACGATGTCAATACATTGACGCAGCTTTTACAGCAATACATTTAA
- a CDS encoding rhodanese-like domain-containing protein codes for MKIPFYGLILALTCTVSACKTAHVADVPKANIREVVNSSDVMLVDVRIPEQYAAGTAKNATNIPLAELQNNIENLKGKKVVVFCNKGIQADQAMEILKKNGVEAYDGTTWKNVKAIQDEAGKK; via the coding sequence ATGAAAATTCCATTCTACGGGCTTATTTTAGCTCTGACATGTACAGTAAGCGCCTGCAAAACAGCTCATGTAGCAGATGTTCCGAAAGCCAATATCAGGGAAGTTGTAAACAGCTCTGATGTAATGCTGGTAGATGTCAGAATCCCGGAACAGTATGCAGCCGGAACTGCAAAGAATGCAACCAACATTCCTTTGGCAGAGCTTCAGAATAATATAGAGAATCTTAAAGGCAAAAAGGTTGTTGTTTTCTGCAACAAAGGAATTCAGGCAGACCAGGCTATGGAAATCCTGAAAAAGAATGGTGTAGAAGCCTATGACGGTACAACCTGGAAGAATGTAAAAGCCATTCAGGACGAAGCCGGTAAAAAATAA